In Pseudomonas lalkuanensis, the following are encoded in one genomic region:
- the oprI gene encoding outer membrane lipoprotei OprI — MNNVLKFSALALAAVLATGCSSVSKETEARLTATEDAAARAQARADEAYRKADEALAAAQKAQQTADEANERALRMLEKASRK, encoded by the coding sequence ATGAACAACGTTCTGAAATTCTCTGCTCTGGCTCTGGCCGCAGTTCTGGCCACCGGTTGCAGCAGCGTATCCAAAGAAACCGAAGCTCGTCTGACTGCTACTGAAGACGCAGCTGCTCGCGCTCAGGCTCGTGCTGACGAAGCCTACCGCAAGGCTGACGAAGCTCTGGCCGCCGCTCAGAAAGCCCAGCAGACCGCTGACGAGGCTAACGAGCGCGCCCTGCGCATGCTGGAAAAAGCCAGCCGCAAGTAA
- a CDS encoding L,D-transpeptidase family protein, giving the protein MLPRFTAVARSLSLASLLVAGPVAALELPLPPPGEDIVGQVQVIKAKYEDTFADIGVANDLGYLEMVAANPGVDPWLPGVGTEIILPTRYILPPGPREGIVINLAEYRMYYFPKGQNVVHTYPLGIGREGWGSPIAHTTITAKTSNPAWYPPKSIREEHAADGDPLPTVVPPGPDNPLGPFKFNLGVPGYLIHGSNKKFGIGMRVSHGCFRMLNNNVLALAAMAPVGTSVRIVNEPYKFGVSGGKVYLEAHAPLDDNGDPSVVDKHTAVINALLKREELVNTIRLDWDVVREVVAAEDGLPVEIAEPNSAVAATVPNTEL; this is encoded by the coding sequence ATGTTGCCGCGCTTTACAGCCGTCGCCCGCTCCCTGTCGTTAGCATCCCTGCTGGTGGCGGGGCCCGTCGCAGCCCTCGAGCTGCCCCTGCCTCCGCCCGGCGAAGACATCGTCGGCCAGGTCCAGGTGATCAAGGCCAAGTACGAAGACACCTTCGCCGATATCGGTGTCGCCAATGACCTGGGCTACCTGGAGATGGTCGCCGCCAACCCCGGCGTCGATCCCTGGCTCCCGGGCGTTGGCACCGAGATCATCCTGCCGACCCGCTACATCCTGCCGCCGGGTCCGCGCGAGGGTATCGTGATCAACCTCGCCGAGTACCGGATGTACTACTTCCCGAAAGGGCAGAATGTGGTTCATACCTACCCGCTGGGTATCGGTCGTGAAGGTTGGGGTTCGCCCATCGCGCACACCACCATCACTGCCAAGACTTCCAATCCGGCCTGGTATCCCCCGAAGTCGATCCGCGAAGAGCATGCCGCCGACGGCGATCCGCTGCCCACCGTGGTGCCGCCGGGTCCGGACAACCCCCTTGGTCCATTCAAGTTCAACCTGGGCGTGCCGGGTTACCTGATTCACGGCTCGAACAAGAAGTTCGGCATCGGCATGCGCGTCAGCCACGGCTGCTTCCGTATGCTGAACAACAACGTGCTGGCCCTGGCGGCGATGGCGCCGGTAGGTACTTCGGTGCGCATCGTCAACGAGCCCTACAAGTTTGGCGTCAGCGGCGGCAAGGTCTACCTGGAAGCCCACGCGCCGCTGGATGACAATGGCGACCCGTCGGTGGTGGACAAGCACACTGCCGTGATCAATGCGCTGCTCAAGCGTGAAGAGCTGGTGAATACCATCCGGCTGGACTGGGATGTGGTGCGCGAAGTAGTTGCAGCTGAAGACGGCCTGCCGGTGGAAATCGCCGAGCCCAACTCCGCAGTTGCGGCGACTGTGCCCAATACTGAGCTCTGA
- a CDS encoding arylesterase, with product MRAWLLGGCLSLLILAQEAMAGTVLVVGDSISAAFGLESSQGWVSLLQKRLDEKGFKQRVVNASISGDTSAGGVSRLPNLLAEHKPELVIIELGGNDGLRGQPPAQLQQNLASMIDSSKAQGASVLLLGMRLPPNYGARYTTAFANVFSNLAAEKQVPLVPFFLEGVGGVPGMMQSDGLHPALQAQPKLLDNVWPTLEPML from the coding sequence ATGCGTGCCTGGTTGTTGGGCGGCTGCCTGTCACTGTTGATTCTGGCGCAGGAGGCCATGGCGGGGACCGTGCTGGTCGTCGGCGATAGTATCAGCGCCGCTTTCGGGCTGGAATCCAGCCAGGGCTGGGTCTCCCTGCTGCAAAAACGCCTGGATGAGAAGGGCTTCAAACAGCGCGTGGTGAATGCCTCGATCAGCGGCGATACCAGCGCTGGCGGGGTCTCCAGGCTTCCGAACCTGCTCGCCGAGCACAAGCCGGAGCTGGTGATCATCGAACTCGGCGGCAATGATGGATTGCGCGGTCAGCCGCCTGCGCAATTGCAACAGAATCTTGCCAGCATGATCGACAGCTCCAAGGCGCAGGGGGCGTCGGTCCTGCTGCTTGGCATGCGTCTGCCACCCAATTACGGGGCGCGTTACACCACGGCTTTCGCCAACGTCTTCAGTAACCTGGCCGCCGAGAAACAGGTGCCGCTGGTGCCGTTCTTTCTCGAAGGTGTGGGTGGCGTGCCGGGGATGATGCAGTCCGATGGCCTGCATCCGGCGTTGCAGGCCCAGCCGAAGTTGCTGGACAACGTCTGGCCGACCCTGGAACCCATGCTCTGA
- a CDS encoding ABC transporter ATP-binding protein: MSASILDARNLSKVVPSAEGELIILHDLSLNLGKGDSLAIVGSSGSGKSTLLGLLAGLDLPSAGEVHLAGRALSSLDEDQRARVRAEHVGFVFQSFQLLDNLNALENVMLPLELEGHRDARARARQLLDRVGLGQRLSHYPRQLSGGEQQRVAIARAFAAEPDVLFADEPTGNLDSHTGERISDLLFQLNQERGTTLVLVTHDERLAHRCRRLIRLEGGRLVDQVEP; the protein is encoded by the coding sequence ATGAGCGCAAGCATTCTCGATGCGCGGAACCTTAGCAAAGTGGTTCCCAGCGCGGAAGGCGAGCTGATCATCCTTCACGACCTCTCCCTCAACCTTGGCAAAGGCGACAGCCTGGCCATCGTCGGCAGCTCCGGGTCCGGCAAATCCACCCTCCTCGGCCTGCTCGCCGGCCTCGACCTGCCCAGCGCGGGCGAAGTGCACCTGGCCGGCCGCGCCCTGTCGAGCCTGGATGAGGACCAGCGCGCCCGGGTCCGTGCCGAACACGTCGGCTTCGTCTTCCAGTCATTCCAGCTGCTGGACAACCTCAATGCCCTGGAAAACGTCATGCTGCCCCTGGAGCTGGAGGGCCACCGCGACGCCCGCGCCCGCGCCCGCCAACTGCTGGATCGGGTCGGCCTGGGTCAGCGCCTCAGCCACTATCCGCGCCAACTCTCCGGTGGCGAGCAGCAACGCGTCGCCATTGCCCGCGCCTTTGCCGCCGAACCCGACGTGCTGTTCGCCGACGAGCCTACCGGCAACCTCGACAGCCACACAGGCGAGCGCATAAGCGACCTGCTCTTCCAGCTCAACCAGGAGCGCGGCACCACCCTGGTTCTGGTAACCCACGACGAGCGCCTGGCTCATCGCTGCCGGCGCCTGATCCGCCTTGAAGGTGGCCGTCTCGTCGACCAGGTGGAACCCTGA
- a CDS encoding ABC transporter permease, translated as MGRLPLARLLAMAARQLWRDTHSGELRVLFFSLLVAVAASSAIGYFSARLNAAMLLRATEFLGADLLLSGSSPASAEQLDRGRQLGLKHSSAVEFSSVIAADNGIQLSSVKAVDPAYPLRGELKSAAQPYGEETVGSGPKPGEAWAEARLFATLDLKPGDSIDVGQKTLRLTRVLTYEPDRAGDFYSLTPRVLISRGDLEATGVVQPGSRVRYRELWSGPNEALNQYRALIEPGLEASQRLEDARQGNRQIGGALGRAERYLNLASLAAVLLAGVAVALSAARFAARRYDASALLRCLGLSRREALFLFGMQLALLGLLASALGVVLGWLAQAVLFKLLGGLLPAVIPSGGLVPALAGIATGLLALAGFALPPLAALGRVPPLRVLRRDLLPLPPSAWLIYGAALLALGLIMWRLSLDLKLTLALLGGGLIAALLLGGALLAGLKGLRRLLASAALPWRLGLGQLLRHPLAAAGQSLAFGLILLAMALIALLRGELLDTWQNQLPENAPNHFALNVLPAEKDAFASRLASLSPHPAPLYPVVPGRLTAINGEAVRQLVSKDSQGERAVQRDLSLTWSAQLPSDNRLVAGHWWSDLHGGGLPGVSVEAKLAESLGLKLGDRLTFSVGGLQRDAQVTSLREVDWDSFQPNFYMIFAPDTLADLPVTYLTSFYLPPRHDRELVELSRAFPAVTLLQVEAILAQLRSILAQVTLAVEFVLLFVLAAGLAVLFAGLQSTLDERIRQGALLRALGAERQLLMKARRAEFALLGACSGVLAALGCELVSALLYRFAFDLSWQPHPWLLMLPLLGAVLVGTAGVMGTRRALNASPLTVLREA; from the coding sequence ATGGGACGCCTTCCCCTTGCCCGCCTGCTGGCAATGGCTGCCCGCCAATTGTGGCGCGACACCCACAGCGGCGAGTTACGGGTGCTGTTCTTTTCCCTGTTGGTCGCCGTCGCCGCCAGCAGTGCAATCGGCTACTTCAGTGCCCGTCTCAACGCCGCCATGTTGCTGCGCGCCACTGAATTCCTCGGCGCGGACCTGCTGCTGAGCGGTTCGTCTCCGGCCAGCGCGGAGCAGCTCGATCGCGGGCGTCAACTCGGCCTGAAGCACTCCAGCGCCGTGGAGTTCTCCAGCGTGATCGCCGCCGACAACGGCATCCAGCTCTCCAGCGTCAAGGCGGTCGACCCCGCCTATCCACTGCGCGGCGAACTCAAGAGTGCCGCCCAGCCCTATGGCGAGGAAACCGTTGGCAGTGGCCCGAAACCGGGCGAAGCCTGGGCCGAAGCGCGACTGTTCGCAACACTGGATCTCAAGCCCGGCGACAGCATCGACGTCGGGCAGAAGACCCTGCGCCTGACCCGCGTGCTCACTTACGAGCCGGACCGCGCCGGCGACTTCTACAGTCTCACCCCACGAGTGCTGATCAGCCGGGGTGACCTCGAAGCCACCGGCGTGGTGCAGCCCGGCAGCCGTGTGCGCTACCGCGAGCTCTGGAGTGGCCCCAACGAAGCCCTGAACCAGTACCGGGCACTGATCGAACCCGGCCTGGAAGCCAGCCAGCGTCTGGAAGACGCCCGCCAGGGCAATCGCCAGATCGGCGGCGCCCTCGGTCGCGCCGAACGCTACCTGAACCTGGCCAGCCTCGCCGCCGTACTGCTCGCGGGCGTCGCGGTCGCCCTCTCCGCCGCGCGCTTCGCCGCGCGCCGCTACGACGCCAGCGCCCTGCTGCGCTGTCTCGGCCTGTCCCGTCGCGAAGCCCTCTTTCTATTTGGCATGCAGCTGGCGCTGCTCGGGCTGCTGGCCAGCGCCCTGGGCGTGGTTCTCGGCTGGCTCGCTCAAGCGGTCCTGTTCAAACTGCTGGGAGGATTGCTCCCGGCAGTGATTCCGTCCGGCGGACTGGTACCGGCGCTGGCGGGTATCGCCACCGGCCTGCTGGCCCTGGCCGGATTCGCCCTGCCCCCCCTGGCTGCGCTGGGCCGGGTGCCGCCACTGCGAGTCCTTCGCCGCGATCTGCTGCCACTGCCACCCAGCGCCTGGCTTATATATGGAGCCGCGCTGCTGGCCCTCGGGCTGATCATGTGGCGCCTGAGCCTGGACCTGAAACTGACCCTCGCCCTGCTCGGCGGCGGCCTGATCGCGGCCCTGCTTCTGGGTGGCGCACTACTGGCCGGACTGAAAGGCCTGCGCCGGCTCCTGGCCAGCGCCGCCCTGCCCTGGCGCCTGGGCCTCGGCCAACTGCTGCGCCACCCACTGGCGGCGGCCGGACAATCCCTTGCCTTCGGCCTGATCCTGCTGGCCATGGCACTGATCGCGCTGCTGCGCGGGGAGCTGCTGGACACCTGGCAGAACCAGTTACCGGAGAACGCCCCCAACCATTTCGCCCTCAATGTACTGCCGGCCGAGAAAGACGCCTTCGCCAGCCGCCTCGCCAGTCTGTCGCCCCATCCCGCACCGCTCTACCCGGTGGTGCCCGGCCGTCTCACCGCGATCAATGGCGAGGCCGTGCGCCAACTGGTGAGCAAGGACTCCCAGGGCGAACGCGCGGTTCAGCGCGACCTTAGCCTGACGTGGTCCGCCCAGCTGCCCAGCGACAATCGCCTCGTGGCCGGACATTGGTGGAGCGACCTCCACGGCGGAGGACTGCCCGGCGTATCGGTAGAAGCCAAGCTTGCCGAAAGCCTTGGCCTCAAGCTGGGCGACCGGCTCACTTTCAGCGTTGGCGGCTTGCAGCGCGACGCCCAGGTAACCAGCCTGCGCGAGGTGGATTGGGACAGCTTCCAGCCGAACTTCTACATGATCTTCGCCCCGGATACCCTGGCCGACCTTCCCGTCACCTACCTCACCAGTTTCTACCTGCCGCCGCGCCATGACCGCGAACTGGTGGAGTTGTCCCGCGCTTTCCCGGCGGTCACGCTGCTGCAGGTGGAGGCGATCCTGGCGCAGCTGCGCAGCATACTCGCCCAGGTCACCCTGGCCGTGGAGTTCGTGCTGCTCTTCGTGCTTGCAGCGGGCCTGGCCGTGTTGTTCGCCGGCTTGCAATCCACCCTGGACGAACGCATCCGTCAGGGCGCGCTGCTGCGTGCCCTCGGCGCCGAGCGCCAGCTGCTGATGAAGGCGCGGCGCGCCGAGTTCGCCCTGCTCGGCGCTTGCAGCGGCGTGCTGGCGGCGCTCGGCTGCGAACTGGTCAGCGCCCTGCTCTACCGCTTCGCCTTCGACCTCAGCTGGCAACCCCATCCCTGGCTGCTGATGCTGCCGCTGCTGGGCGCCGTGCTGGTGGGTACCGCTGGCGTGATGGGCACTCGCCGCGCACTCAACGCCAGCCCACTGACGGTCCTGCGCGAAGCTTGA
- the greB gene encoding transcription elongation factor GreB, which yields MSRYRPPRTAGTPLITPEGEARLRAELHELWHVRRPKVTQAVSEAAAQGDRSENAEYTYGKKMLREIDSRVRFLTKRLENLKVVRDRPADPGKVYFGAWVTLEDDDGEQARYRIVGPDEFDLKQNLISIDSPLARALVGKALDAEVRVNAPTGEKTWYVVEIDYP from the coding sequence ATGAGCCGTTATCGCCCGCCCCGCACCGCCGGCACCCCCCTGATCACCCCGGAAGGCGAAGCCCGCCTGCGCGCCGAACTCCACGAGCTGTGGCACGTGCGCCGGCCCAAGGTCACCCAGGCCGTGAGCGAAGCGGCTGCCCAGGGCGACCGTTCGGAGAACGCCGAGTACACCTACGGCAAGAAGATGCTGCGGGAAATCGACAGCCGCGTACGCTTCCTGACCAAGCGGCTGGAGAACCTCAAGGTGGTGCGTGATCGACCGGCCGATCCCGGCAAGGTCTACTTCGGCGCCTGGGTGACGCTGGAAGACGACGATGGCGAGCAGGCCCGCTACCGCATCGTCGGGCCTGATGAATTCGACCTGAAGCAGAACCTGATCAGCATCGACTCCCCTCTCGCTCGCGCCCTGGTGGGCAAGGCGCTGGATGCCGAAGTACGGGTCAACGCGCCCACCGGGGAAAAGACCTGGTACGTGGTCGAGATCGACTACCCGTAA
- a CDS encoding class I SAM-dependent methyltransferase, protein MTCPQPLLRLAPITTGLALRNPRILLGGSHQPTLLRYLEGWPKRWGRPRNFLIQFAHEGESLARFASDSFDMAVIQAPSAEALPEVLGQLVRVARQGLITRR, encoded by the coding sequence ATGACCTGTCCCCAACCCCTGCTCCGACTAGCCCCGATCACCACTGGGCTGGCATTGCGCAATCCGCGAATCCTGCTCGGCGGCTCCCACCAGCCGACACTCCTGCGTTATCTCGAAGGCTGGCCCAAGCGTTGGGGCCGTCCACGCAACTTCCTCATCCAGTTCGCCCATGAAGGTGAATCACTCGCCCGTTTTGCCAGTGACAGTTTCGACATGGCCGTGATCCAGGCGCCGTCGGCCGAAGCGCTGCCGGAAGTGCTGGGTCAACTGGTGCGGGTGGCGCGGCAGGGGCTCATCACCCGCCGCTGA
- the thpR gene encoding RNA 2',3'-cyclic phosphodiesterase yields MSTPPLRLFFAIPCCPQLAHEIVDWRAQNPVEGKPVAPENLHLTLAFLGSQPRGQVEALAALAASLTPRTFILHLDRLARWKNGLLHLAPSQVPPALADLERSLREQLLISGFNLETRHFKPHLTLARHCPRLPSTPTPTFDWPATEFALYASENTAKGTRYHALGHWPLRPPAPA; encoded by the coding sequence ATGAGCACTCCGCCGCTGCGCCTGTTCTTCGCCATTCCCTGCTGCCCCCAACTGGCCCATGAGATCGTTGATTGGCGCGCCCAGAACCCGGTCGAAGGCAAGCCGGTCGCGCCGGAGAACCTGCACCTCACCCTCGCCTTCCTCGGCTCGCAACCCCGCGGCCAGGTGGAAGCCCTGGCAGCACTGGCCGCAAGCCTGACCCCCAGGACATTCATCCTGCACCTGGACCGCCTGGCGCGCTGGAAGAACGGCTTGCTGCACCTGGCCCCGAGCCAGGTCCCGCCAGCCCTGGCCGACCTGGAGCGCAGCCTCCGCGAGCAGTTGCTGATCTCGGGCTTCAACCTGGAGACACGTCATTTCAAACCGCACCTGACCCTGGCCCGGCACTGCCCAAGACTGCCCTCGACTCCCACCCCAACCTTTGATTGGCCGGCGACCGAATTCGCCCTCTACGCCTCGGAAAACACCGCCAAAGGCACGCGCTACCACGCCCTCGGACACTGGCCATTGCGGCCTCCGGCCCCAGCCTGA
- a CDS encoding triacylglycerol lipase → MKNNKTLLALCLAAGLAASEQAQALWFGSSGYTQTRYPIVLTHGMLGFDSILGVDYWYGVPSALRRDGARVYVTEVSQLNTTEARGEELLEQVEEIVAISGSPKVNLIGHSHGGPTIRYVAAVRPDLVASATSVGAPHKGSAAADFIRNVPPGSAGEVLLAGIVNGLGALINFLSGSSSDLEQNALGSLESLNSQGAAAFNARFPQGLPTTACGEGAYQVNGVRYYSWSGTSPLTNVLDVSDAMLGASSLTFGSEANDGLVGRCSSHMGKVIRDDYRMNHLDEVNQTLGLTSLFETDPVTVYRQQANRLKNDGL, encoded by the coding sequence ATGAAGAACAACAAGACCCTGCTCGCCCTCTGCCTTGCCGCCGGGCTCGCCGCCTCGGAACAGGCCCAGGCACTCTGGTTCGGTTCCAGCGGTTATACCCAGACCCGCTACCCCATCGTCCTCACCCACGGCATGCTTGGTTTCGACAGCATCCTCGGCGTCGACTACTGGTATGGCGTTCCCTCAGCGCTGCGCCGCGATGGCGCGCGCGTCTACGTCACCGAGGTCAGCCAACTGAACACCACCGAAGCCCGCGGCGAAGAGCTGCTGGAACAGGTGGAAGAAATCGTCGCCATCAGCGGCAGCCCCAAGGTCAACCTGATCGGCCACAGTCATGGCGGCCCGACCATTCGCTACGTGGCGGCGGTAAGGCCAGATCTGGTCGCATCGGCCACCAGCGTGGGCGCTCCGCACAAGGGCTCGGCCGCTGCCGACTTCATCCGCAACGTGCCGCCGGGCTCGGCCGGCGAGGTCTTGCTTGCAGGCATCGTCAACGGTCTGGGGGCACTGATCAACTTCCTCTCGGGCAGCAGCAGCGACCTGGAGCAGAATGCCCTCGGCTCTCTGGAATCGCTGAACAGCCAGGGCGCGGCAGCCTTCAACGCACGCTTCCCGCAGGGCCTGCCCACTACGGCCTGCGGCGAAGGTGCCTACCAGGTCAACGGCGTGCGCTACTACTCCTGGAGTGGCACCAGCCCACTGACCAACGTACTGGATGTCAGTGATGCCATGCTCGGCGCCAGTTCCCTGACCTTCGGCAGCGAAGCCAACGACGGACTCGTGGGGCGTTGCAGCTCGCACATGGGCAAGGTGATCCGCGACGACTACCGGATGAATCACCTGGACGAGGTCAACCAGACCCTGGGGCTGACCAGTTTGTTCGAAACCGATCCGGTCACCGTCTATCGTCAACAGGCCAACCGGCTGAAGAACGACGGCCTATGA
- a CDS encoding lipase secretion chaperone: MRRLLLLLPIAFAGALAILLQWGGKPAPAASSMAPAVMSSAMSAPPAPLPASRSEPRAPSTEAIGTRTMPASLSGTAVDGRFHLDSSGSLLITEDIRRIFDYFLSTQGEEPLTGSIRRLRGYIAEQLNAPAEGQALALLDQYLDYKRQLVQLERDMPLLADLNALRQREAAVQALRGRIFSIDAHQAFFALEEAYNAFTLKRLAIQRDSSLEPATKAAAIDQLRSTLPDELQALAASQLQAELRVQVGALRESGGTPEQIRQLRQQLVGAEATIRLEALDQQRLQWQQRLQTYLKERSRIEASEGLSQGDKAAAIAQLEEEGFNPQERLRLQAAAELAAARKKQP; this comes from the coding sequence GTGAGAAGACTCCTGCTGCTGCTCCCGATCGCCTTCGCCGGCGCCCTGGCCATCCTGCTGCAATGGGGCGGCAAACCCGCCCCGGCGGCGTCCAGCATGGCTCCTGCAGTCATGAGCAGCGCCATGTCTGCTCCCCCGGCGCCACTGCCAGCCAGCCGGAGCGAACCACGCGCACCATCAACGGAGGCAATCGGCACAAGGACGATGCCGGCTTCACTGTCTGGAACGGCGGTGGACGGTCGTTTCCATCTCGATTCCAGCGGCAGTCTCCTGATCACCGAAGACATTCGGCGGATCTTCGACTACTTCCTCAGCACCCAGGGCGAAGAACCATTGACCGGCAGCATCCGGCGGCTGCGCGGCTACATAGCCGAACAACTGAACGCCCCGGCGGAAGGCCAGGCCCTGGCGTTGCTCGACCAGTACCTCGATTACAAGCGCCAGCTCGTGCAACTGGAGCGCGACATGCCACTGCTCGCCGACCTGAATGCCCTGCGCCAACGCGAAGCAGCGGTGCAGGCGCTGCGGGGGCGGATCTTCAGCATCGATGCCCACCAGGCATTCTTCGCCCTTGAGGAGGCCTACAACGCCTTCACCCTGAAGCGCCTGGCCATCCAGCGGGACAGCAGCCTGGAGCCGGCGACCAAGGCTGCTGCCATCGACCAGCTGCGCAGCACCCTGCCCGACGAGTTGCAAGCCCTGGCGGCGAGCCAGCTGCAGGCTGAACTTCGGGTCCAGGTCGGCGCGCTCAGGGAATCAGGTGGTACTCCGGAACAGATTCGCCAGCTCCGCCAGCAGTTGGTCGGCGCCGAAGCCACTATTCGACTGGAAGCCCTCGACCAGCAACGCCTGCAATGGCAACAGCGGCTGCAGACGTATCTGAAGGAGAGGTCTCGCATCGAAGCCAGCGAGGGACTGAGCCAGGGCGACAAGGCAGCGGCCATCGCCCAATTGGAGGAAGAAGGATTCAATCCGCAGGAGCGTTTGCGCCTGCAGGCCGCCGCCGAACTCGCGGCAGCCAGGAAAAAGCAGCCCTGA
- a CDS encoding DoxX family protein gives MSNPIKPILATNAGYGITLLRVITGLTFMAHGSQKLFGMFGGYGLAGTGQWMESIGLTPGYLMALMAGSAEFFGGLALVIGLLVRPAAVALIVAMVVAIFSVHWASGFFITNGGFEYAMILGLISATLLVEGAGKMSLDRNLGN, from the coding sequence ATGAGCAACCCGATCAAACCCATTCTCGCCACCAACGCCGGTTATGGCATCACCCTGTTGCGCGTCATCACCGGCCTTACCTTCATGGCCCACGGTTCGCAAAAACTCTTCGGCATGTTTGGCGGTTACGGTCTGGCGGGCACCGGTCAATGGATGGAAAGCATCGGCCTGACCCCGGGTTACCTGATGGCCCTGATGGCCGGCAGCGCCGAGTTCTTCGGCGGCCTGGCCCTGGTGATCGGCTTGCTGGTGCGCCCGGCCGCGGTGGCGCTGATCGTCGCGATGGTGGTGGCGATCTTCAGCGTGCACTGGGCCAGTGGTTTCTTCATCACCAACGGCGGTTTCGAGTACGCGATGATCCTCGGCCTGATCAGTGCCACCCTGCTGGTGGAGGGCGCCGGCAAGATGTCCCTGGACCGCAACCTGGGCAACTGA
- a CDS encoding MltF family protein — protein sequence MTRPLLILFCLLALLPAAASARLAGPPEVWQQPAEARDLAQIRRSGVLKVLVNQSRNSSGEVKGEQVGVEYHRVRAFEQYLNRNARDGREIKLKLIPKAKDQLLPALQRGEGDLVAPGELMYPGVGAAVSASAPLRKDVPLVLVSRQGQRRYQHLEQLSGRSIALPVGSAAGEALRQVNEKLAGRKLAPIVIEWVDPTLAVEDVLEMVQAGIFPLTAVEQPIAERWAKVMPKLRLDKHLVLDRQGDMTWFVRRDAPTLRASVDRFLAEYRAPDDQDAAFQRVYRRLYKVHNPLAHSERQRLERVRPVLQRYADQHDFDWLNLAALAYKESSLNPAARGASGATGLMQITPGAARSVGVGNIQKLDNNVQASTKYLAMLRRSFFSSAQLEERQRMAFVLAAYNLGPQRVQGMRAEARRRGLNPNQWFFQVERIAAEQAGMGVVSYVNSVNKYYLAFDRERYLLEPSKKVTKGRK from the coding sequence ATGACGCGACCGCTGCTGATCCTGTTCTGCCTGCTCGCGTTGCTGCCCGCCGCGGCGAGCGCGCGTCTGGCGGGCCCGCCGGAAGTCTGGCAGCAACCGGCCGAAGCCCGTGACCTGGCGCAGATCCGCCGCAGTGGTGTGCTCAAGGTGCTGGTGAACCAGAGCCGCAACAGCTCGGGTGAGGTCAAGGGCGAACAGGTAGGCGTGGAATATCACCGCGTCCGCGCTTTCGAGCAGTACCTCAATCGCAATGCCCGCGACGGGCGCGAAATCAAACTGAAGCTCATCCCCAAGGCGAAGGACCAGCTACTCCCGGCACTGCAGCGCGGCGAGGGTGACCTGGTGGCGCCCGGCGAGTTGATGTACCCGGGCGTGGGCGCCGCCGTCAGCGCCAGTGCGCCGCTACGCAAGGACGTGCCGCTGGTGCTGGTCAGCCGCCAGGGACAGCGTCGTTACCAGCACCTGGAACAACTTTCCGGCCGCAGCATCGCGCTGCCGGTGGGCAGTGCCGCTGGTGAGGCGCTGCGCCAGGTCAACGAGAAGCTGGCCGGGCGCAAGCTGGCGCCCATCGTCATCGAATGGGTCGACCCGACCCTGGCGGTGGAGGATGTGCTGGAGATGGTCCAGGCCGGCATCTTTCCGCTGACGGCGGTAGAGCAGCCGATTGCCGAGCGCTGGGCCAAGGTGATGCCCAAGCTGCGCCTCGACAAGCATCTGGTGCTGGACCGGCAGGGCGACATGACCTGGTTCGTTCGCCGGGACGCACCGACCCTGCGGGCCAGCGTCGACCGCTTCCTGGCCGAGTACCGGGCTCCGGACGACCAGGATGCCGCCTTCCAGCGTGTCTACCGGCGTCTCTACAAGGTCCACAACCCCCTCGCGCACAGTGAGCGCCAGCGCCTGGAGCGCGTGCGCCCGGTGTTGCAGCGCTACGCCGACCAGCATGATTTCGACTGGCTGAACCTGGCGGCCCTGGCCTACAAGGAATCCAGCCTCAATCCGGCGGCCAGGGGCGCCAGCGGGGCCACCGGCCTGATGCAGATCACCCCTGGGGCGGCGCGCAGCGTCGGCGTGGGGAATATCCAGAAGCTGGATAACAACGTGCAGGCTTCCACCAAATACCTGGCAATGTTGCGGCGCAGCTTCTTCTCCAGCGCCCAGCTGGAAGAGCGCCAACGCATGGCCTTCGTGCTCGCCGCCTACAACCTGGGGCCGCAGCGGGTCCAGGGTATGCGCGCGGAGGCCCGGCGACGCGGCCTGAACCCCAACCAGTGGTTCTTCCAGGTGGAGCGAATTGCCGCCGAGCAGGCCGGGATGGGGGTGGTCAGCTATGTCAACAGCGTGAACAAGTACTACCTGGCCTTCGATCGCGAGCGTTATCTACTGGAACCTTCGAAAAAGGTCACCAAGGGGCGTAAATAA